In Hoeflea ulvae, one genomic interval encodes:
- a CDS encoding DUF4123 domain-containing protein, with protein MPGTDTTEELIEILDGIEGRRYAVVDAAHFDNLQDLLTDAGLPFHPLYLDEKDPSPDTEIAGPHLVELPSRSSARKLIALADNKPAIVWWVWPEHGEATTDEIYRHLRRLNVAEIPGKPKDPDTTGDDDETKSTEGAASAEAAIHAGDHENHSNHTHDDNEPVAPPDSYNIVIFRHSDPRVMAMLLPLLDAAQVSRLFGDAEAIVIDQDKVASFPRPRQLPLKPRGLLRILPEQYGTLDKRNQSRNDDFIAKYLQRVLPEATHELSRDQLYEMVRQAEANRRSLGIRSQKSAAKWAYLEMFTGGRILQQDGVRRYMTNGEHTPDRKVDLMMRSLSAAYRQIGKTGP; from the coding sequence ATGCCGGGCACCGATACCACCGAGGAACTGATTGAAATTCTCGACGGGATCGAAGGCCGGCGCTACGCCGTGGTTGACGCCGCCCATTTCGACAATCTGCAGGATTTGCTCACCGATGCAGGGCTGCCGTTTCACCCGCTCTATCTCGACGAAAAAGACCCCTCACCCGACACCGAAATCGCCGGCCCGCATCTGGTGGAACTGCCTAGCCGCAGCTCGGCCCGCAAGCTGATTGCACTGGCCGACAACAAACCGGCGATTGTCTGGTGGGTCTGGCCGGAACACGGCGAAGCGACAACCGACGAGATCTATCGGCATCTGCGGCGGTTGAATGTGGCCGAGATTCCTGGAAAGCCAAAAGATCCGGACACGACCGGCGATGACGACGAAACCAAATCGACCGAGGGCGCAGCGTCCGCTGAAGCAGCAATCCATGCGGGCGATCATGAAAACCATAGCAATCACACACATGATGATAATGAACCCGTTGCACCGCCCGACAGCTACAACATCGTGATTTTCCGGCACAGCGATCCCCGCGTCATGGCAATGCTGCTCCCGTTGCTGGATGCGGCCCAGGTCTCGCGCCTGTTCGGCGATGCAGAAGCGATCGTGATCGACCAGGACAAGGTGGCAAGTTTTCCGCGGCCACGTCAATTGCCATTGAAACCGCGCGGTTTGCTTAGAATTCTGCCGGAGCAATACGGTACCCTCGACAAGCGAAATCAAAGCCGTAACGACGACTTTATCGCGAAATATTTGCAGCGGGTCTTGCCCGAGGCCACACATGAGTTGTCGAGAGATCAATTGTACGAAATGGTCCGCCAAGCAGAAGCAAACCGACGCAGTCTGGGAATCAGAAGCCAGAAATCTGCCGCAAAATGGGCATATCTGGAGATGTTCACTGGCGGCCGCATACTTCAACAAGACGGAGTGCGTCGCTACATGACAAACGGTGAGCATACTCCTGACAGGAAGGTGGACTTAATGATGCGCTCATTGTCCGCCGCCTACCGTCAAATTGGGAAGACCGGCCCATGA
- a CDS encoding GDYXXLXY domain-containing protein — protein sequence MTGLSQFLRRDINPVIAALVSAVVLIGMLGVMIQGRAAILQNGAEIILKAGPVDPRDLMRGDYVRLAYESISVADAALFEGEWPDKPGPVTVWLTLETDKNGLAVPTAITRDKPVPGNPAAVYLKSKPVQLYGERSAQNASVPLQFGIERYYVPEGEGLEIEAARNAGRTTVAVRVSKNGTAQIARLMIDGEALYQEPLY from the coding sequence ATGACGGGGTTGAGCCAGTTCCTGCGCCGCGACATCAATCCGGTGATCGCCGCCCTTGTCTCCGCAGTGGTGCTGATCGGCATGCTGGGTGTGATGATCCAGGGCCGGGCGGCGATTTTGCAGAACGGCGCCGAGATCATCTTGAAGGCCGGCCCGGTCGATCCGCGTGACCTGATGCGCGGCGATTATGTCAGGCTCGCCTATGAAAGCATTTCGGTGGCGGACGCCGCGCTGTTTGAAGGCGAGTGGCCCGACAAGCCCGGTCCTGTGACCGTGTGGCTGACACTGGAAACCGACAAGAACGGGCTGGCTGTGCCCACCGCCATCACCCGTGACAAGCCGGTGCCCGGCAATCCCGCGGCTGTCTATCTCAAAAGCAAGCCGGTGCAGCTCTATGGCGAGCGCTCCGCGCAAAATGCCAGCGTGCCTCTGCAATTCGGCATCGAGCGCTATTATGTGCCCGAAGGCGAGGGGCTGGAGATCGAGGCTGCGCGCAATGCCGGCCGCACCACGGTGGCGGTTCGGGTATCCAAGAACGGCACGGCGCAGATCGCGCGGTTGATGATCGATGGCGAGGCGCTCTACCAGGAACCCCTCTACTGA
- a CDS encoding DUF2157 domain-containing protein, giving the protein MFRSYLAREIGHWSSRGLLQPGQAEELLADHDRRHTGFSLSGVLAVLAAVLLGAAVVALVAANWEAIARPLRVAVIAGLIGAGLGIAAVALRRNARWIAEAALVFTLLVFGAGIALVGQMYHLSGDDAGFMLAWTIGALVVSLAFASGMAAISAGVLGLGFLLAESAIFMSGSIELLNLPGYMTVLAVALVTGLAAWRARSRLAGHVCAVLLLGWVMWIVDEATDLDPRHVLIVIGAAAFAAGSLTPSLPPGMMRRHGTLSAYGAVLFLSGLGLVQIDPGDVGLAAEMAFAAVILLASVGILVVAGGENRLIRRFAYVCFACETIYVVSETLGSLLGSAGFLFLGGLVLAVIAFAVMKIERRFKAGEGRS; this is encoded by the coding sequence ATGTTCCGCAGCTATCTCGCGCGTGAAATCGGCCATTGGTCCAGCCGTGGGCTGTTGCAGCCCGGACAGGCGGAAGAACTGCTTGCGGATCATGACCGTCGCCATACCGGGTTCAGTCTTTCGGGCGTGCTGGCCGTGTTGGCCGCGGTGCTGCTCGGCGCCGCGGTGGTTGCGCTGGTTGCGGCGAACTGGGAGGCCATTGCCCGGCCGCTGCGGGTGGCGGTGATTGCCGGGCTGATTGGCGCCGGCCTTGGCATTGCTGCCGTCGCGCTGCGCCGCAATGCCCGCTGGATCGCCGAAGCAGCCCTTGTGTTCACGCTACTCGTTTTTGGCGCGGGGATCGCGCTGGTCGGGCAGATGTATCATCTCAGCGGCGATGATGCCGGTTTCATGCTGGCCTGGACCATCGGCGCCCTGGTGGTGTCGCTGGCCTTTGCCTCGGGCATGGCGGCGATCAGCGCTGGTGTGCTGGGCCTGGGCTTTCTGCTGGCCGAATCGGCCATCTTCATGTCCGGTTCGATAGAGCTTCTCAATCTGCCGGGGTATATGACGGTGCTTGCGGTGGCCCTGGTCACCGGACTTGCGGCCTGGCGCGCGCGCTCCAGGCTCGCCGGGCATGTGTGTGCGGTGTTGCTTCTGGGCTGGGTGATGTGGATCGTCGACGAGGCCACCGATCTCGATCCACGCCATGTGCTGATCGTGATCGGGGCTGCGGCGTTTGCCGCAGGATCGCTCACGCCGTCGCTGCCGCCCGGCATGATGCGGCGGCATGGAACCCTATCGGCCTATGGCGCGGTGCTGTTTTTATCCGGGCTGGGCCTGGTCCAGATTGATCCTGGCGATGTGGGCCTTGCAGCCGAAATGGCATTTGCGGCGGTGATCCTGCTTGCCAGTGTCGGCATCCTCGTGGTGGCCGGCGGTGAAAACCGGCTGATCCGGCGATTTGCCTATGTCTGCTTCGCCTGCGAGACCATCTATGTGGTGAGCGAAACCCTGGGCAGCCTGCTCGGTAGCGCCGGCTTCCTGTTCCTTGGCGGTCTGGTGCTGGCGGTCATCGCCTTTGCGGTGATGAAGATCGAAAGGCGTTTCAAGGCCGGGGAGGGCCGGTCATGA